GGATACCATATAAggatatatgcatacaacTGTATATACAGATGcattataaagaaaatatataataaaaatacatacgCATATAagtttgtataaatatatattgtccTATAacacttaaaaaaatttttatttaatttattttcacaaataataataaaactgcttattttttattataatgtaagcttatattatgataaagttgcaaaaaaacgaaaaggTCGTTGATTTATTGATAATTTCCTCATTATTAATGCTTAGTATTAACTATTTTACTTTTCAAACAAAATTACTTATTTAAAAGTAACCTTCATTTAATGTCAGttcattataatataataattcatgctaccaattaatatatatgacaataatttattgttttggtcaatatatatttaaaacttataatgataaataaaaatttacaacCTCGAAAGATGAACAATAAAAAgctaaattaatataaatatatcgtgtatatattaaaaaatatatacattcaTGTATCCATTTAAGGCATTGTTTATAGTTATTGgacttttaattttattccaTATTCATGTTTCCAATATTAATCGcgataattttatataaaggtTGTATTCACAATTTACTATAGCTATATATAGAACAGACAAAAGCATCGTATCTTAAGCATTACAATATGTAATAGGTGTAATTTCTAAAGAATTAATACACACAAAAAggggaaaatataattccaATTGTTTCATATACAACATATAAtttctttcattttttatgtatgcTTTTATTGTCAGcaaattgaaaaagaatTCAATATATGTTCATTATATGGTCTTTTTGATTAATGTCCTTGAATCAAtatcaaattttaatagAATATCAttcaaaaatgaaaatggaaaaatataacttcATTTTCATGCTATAATTTCACAAAATACACGAAATAATGTATGcaaatcatatatatatagcgAAATGGTTCAgctataatatatttttataaaatagatCGAATATGATGAAGCAAGTGGAaccttatatttttcaactaattgttttttatattaaaaaatagcatAAATGAATACCCCATCgtttttgttttcaaaaaatttatatcattattgaataaaaatctttttaaaaaatgctaaaaaaaggaaaaaaattaatataatatatttttatattagcaCTTTTAATGATGAAgctattaattttttttttatataaatattatgctTCAAATAATGCGAACACtaaatgcataaatattaattccTTAAGGgtaatatttatactatatataaatataaaatttttattttttcatagcATACactaaaaaacaaaattagtATATGCACATTAAAATAGCATTCCCgagtaatataaattatatatttgttttttattaattcccttttatagtaaaaaatataatgttcatttatatgtttcattacatttttattattttttagtgtatatataatagtaccattttctatttgctttataaaataatatatcaaattatatatagaataaaTTCCAGAATAACCACTGaatttatacaaatttggaattattatatttgaaatgtaaatttatatatattttttactctGTACTCAATGGAATGtgtgtaatatatattctggTCATTTTATTGGTAcaaatgttttttaatataaattttttatgctaaaatattatatataagaaaaaaaacaatatatatttatactattcatttatttatcgTAACTATATTTGGAATTGGCAAATGCGCAGATGAAAATAACGTTATAATAAACAGATGGATGACCGAGAAATAAACACGCCCTAAAccaattaatatatacatatatatatatataccaaAGGGAAAAGGGCTATAAAGAAGTTAAATACCGTTATAATAGTAACTAAAATAACGTAATTAAAAGaccaattaaataatttcaatatatatcgtgaaataataacaataatagcTGATTAAAATGACGTGTATACGAGATAATGTGCTACAGAaagctttaaaaaatggaataaattttaactCTAATATTTTTCGAGATATACATGAGAAATGTGGAAATAAGgtattttcaaaatcgTTTATGACATATAATAACTATTTAAAGAATGCCTCCCCTTGCCACAAAGCAGCTTTCACTTCcgcaaatataaatacaaataatttgttatttcaaacaaatttaataaaatatttttcaacatCACCTATTCAGAAAggcaaaataaataaaaacgatATATCATCTGATTATtcaaaaaacaatttatcAATTCTTCAAAATCCAAATGTATTAGTATtgtttgataaaaatgcgCCCGAAACAATTGGACAAAAAGTTTACAGATATTTAGATATAACTGGTTTTCTTACaagatataataatagaaaaGAATGGATTCTTGATTTAGATCCATATACTAGGTTATCAGCCGTTATGCTAACAGAGTATGAAAGGAagttaattatatttttaaaattccATGTGtacttattatttgtaatatGCATGTACTTATGGTACCATGCACAAGTTCATTTCACTATGAAACCGCCCTGCCCCAAACCATATGCATATGGACATCTAGATGGAAGAAAAAGAGATTTTACATGGCAcggaaaattattttttatttacccAAAGACTCGATGTAAAGAGTGTAGATGGTTAGATATTCAATGCAAAAAAGAATGCTTTgacaaattaaaacaagaaggtcataaattttttatcaataatGGGGATCCTTTATCGGTTCCTAAAACTGTATTATATCCACCACACTTTCACTAGCtactaaaaattttaaataaataattgttttttactttttttttttaatactttgataaaattttgtgtgcatataataatagattatagaataaataaatttaatcaAATTGTTAACCTTACGTGGGTTTATGTACAcaaatgtaatatatttaaatttatttatgtatttatttttttttttttgctaaaactaaaaaaaaggtaTATATTGCCACCACATTTTTTATCGTCCCTTtacattaaaattaattcatTCATTAGatttaaaacaaacaaATCTCAAATTATATGTAACAAAACAATTATGCGCaactatataaatttaaacccgcctatattttatatctatCCTGTATAGGgcatcaaataaaataaagtatatattttattatgaattttattttctcaaATTCATGTTTtggaattattataaatataattgtattatattaaaagaaatggGGGATTTGATTTATACATGTTTATCcctttgtttatttttatgttaaattatacaattatttattttataaattattattatttttatactatCAACTTATAGCATAAAGAAGGCTTTTTaggatttattattttgagcgttccaaattttttaagtataaTATTTCCCACAAATATAATGCTTAAATAAACTATATAgggaaaaagaaatatatgcgTATAGCAATTACTCAATAAtaattagaaaatattaataaagcacaaaatttatcataatataGTGTAACATATTCTTATAGAAATAGATACAAAATCAATGTAAATATGCTTAACTTTTGTGTGTATGTAATTATCGCATAATGTTATCTTCCCATATTAGCATATATCCCCACAGAcgtatattttaattcatacaattttaatgaaCCAGAAGGTATATATggcataaatatttaatgtaTTATGAATAGtatacaatataataacTTCCGCTttacaaaatgaatataaaaataaataacgaCCTCGATTTTAATGCAAGTtgtgataaatataaagaagaGTTCGAGAATTTGAAAAGCTACAAAAGCAGCttcaataaatatgatgtactatataatgatatagaCATAGAGTCAAAAGAACTCAAAGAATACAAGGATAGGATACAAATGATAAGTGACGATTCATTTACACTTTTTGAAGATATCAAAATTAAGttagaaaattttaataagttAAACgaagaaaaggaaaatataatttcccAATGTTGTGAAATGACTAAAGGGGTTGTAGATGAAATAAGTAAAttaaaagcaaaaaaatttaatattcaaaaaaaggaaataatttGTGAGAGGATTTTAGAAGAATATAGTTTAAGCCCCTTatgttataataatttaacagacataaaaatatcattaaaTATGGAATTTTTTGAACACTTAAAACAATTTGAATACACAAAAGAAAGTATagcaaaattattaaatgagAATTCATCTGATAAATTGGGTAAATTTTACTCAAaacattataataaaattttgaataaagcttgtaaaaaaatatgtttacaTGTTATTAGGGAAGATAATAAACTTTATATAACgaatacaaattttattgatttattattatttcctaataatgaagaacatgagaataaaaaaaatatgataaaaaatcatatgGACAATTTTTCTCCACTAACTAAATtatgttataaaattattaccgaaaatatagaatactttaatatttgtctaaacaattttgtacacttaaaaaaaaaattgctagctaaaaaatataattatttaataagtaACAAGGATAAGTTATATCTAAGCACAAGTCCCGAAGTAGtagatataaaatatgattctttagaaaattttaaatattttttttctgttgTATATTATCTTATAACTTTAGAagacatattttttcgaatattattgttatttaattttgataataaaaatgacacatttttatatatatccgcacatattgaaaatatgcACAACAGTTTATACAACATAAGTGATactttatttgttttatataaacaatttattgaaacgaatataaatatatgcccTAAAAGTTATCAATTCTATTATAagttatttcatatattagatgcttttgtttttaaattaaagcAGTTTCAAAATAGTTATGATGGTGATCAAGAAATTAGAAAActtatatcaaaatattcCATAGAagcatttaaatataatgttaatataaattatgacGAAAATAATCACATGGACACACCGAATTTAAGAACACGAaattcctttttatatagCACCACTGATAAAACATCccattataataaaatgaataaaaacatgaacgaaaataattattacataGATTCGTTAAATCAAAGTAGTACTATAAAACTACAAGACACTAAACATGAAACTGATAatgatacaaataaaagagAAACTGCAGAAAAAAGAGATGATAAGTATCAGTTAGAATATGAcgaagaaaatgatgagaTAAGTTCCTCATTTATTGAAAAGAAtgaagataataatttaacacCCAAAGATGCgaaggaaaaaaatgaaagtaATACAAAAGGTGctaaaaaagataatagtgaaataattaataaattaaatgaaaaaaaaaatagtttagaaaaatataattgtaaaatattaaattacaCTCAAAaaatccaaaaaaaaatcgaaaatgaatttattgCATTATGGCAACAAGATGTTgtaacattttatataaataatatcaaaaaaatagaaaacaattattttgataattcaagactttacataaaaaaaatcttGAATTCTCTAAATGATCTATACTcgatatataaaaacagtGTGTTATTTAACACCAATAATAAGgatcaaaattttcaaaatgtgCTTGATATTACCATTAATccattaataaataattccttaaaatataaaaaccaAAGTGGTGAAGCTgattatcatatatttattataaatatatttatatttatacaagaaaatattaaatcatTTGAAGGGTCAACAAAATACTGTGATTTGttaactattattattaatgaacaaaaagaaaaaatattacattttGAAAAAGACAATTTAATAAGTTATTTAAAGAtagataaaattaataaaaagataaaacCAAACAATTTAGAAGAAACAAAATCCATTAtagataatttttataaatttgttttttctgaaaactttaataattttaatattataaaccAAATCGAATCCAATGAATTCAaggataatataaaattagaaatatttcgtcatatatataaagaatatgaaagtatttatgaaatatatttaaatgatgGCATACTAATTTATACACCtaatcaaataaaagaagttttcttaaaaaattatgacccttaaaaaaaaatagatgcttctaatatgaattaagcatatatgaaaacaaatttaatattattattaaaaaattagcaTGATAAATAGAATATGTTTCTATGTATGctattaatttttgaatgcttataaaatttagacactcacacaaaaaaaacaaatgtagatataattatacacatataaattaatgcaaaatgaagaaacaCAATGTAAATTCCGAAACAATGTGATTTTGTATCCCACATTCATACATAGAAATGCCTTTTATACTAGCTTATACATTTATTGTGATGTTTATATGCAATAGTTAATATAcacttttttgtattatttatttgccTTCCTTTTTTAGTATTTTATCGAAAAGGCTTGCACaattctattatttttcgaaCACTCAAATAGTTATCATTACtgtttctattttttatgtttttccattttttaacacACATAATTTAACTATTAAAGCATCACACCGACTCCCCATTTTTTGTAGCAActaaaattattacttttttaaaattcaGTTTAATTTGACGATGACTTTTCATCGGATGAGTTATCTGAAGCTGCTTCTTTTTTCCTGCTTAATAAAAATCCTAAGcttttaaatacatttgTAGTTTTATTAGATTTTTCAGGAGCCTTTTTAGCGCTAGCAGATTTAGAAGAATCTAAAGAATGCTGTGATTGTTCATTATCAATGTCGCCTTGTGCTAGGCtatcattttgttcatCAACTAAATATGCTTTAGAAATACACGAAACTCTCGATTTCATATACCCTGGTCTTATTGAccaagcatatatatatactttcttctttttattaatgatTGGTTTATTATTAGTATCATATATGCTCTcttttatatcatcatttattttataatatattgtagTCTTTGGTGTTGAACATGTAATATCAATAATTATcctattgttattattgttatctTCTCTTATTGTAATAATAGGAGGAAAACATACTttactatatttttgtagttgaaataattttgataaatggATTTCTTCAATATTgacaaaatttaaaaaatgataatttgGATAATATTCATGATGAATTAGactatcatttatattattgcaTTCAGGTGGCGCACATGTAGTATCTGATATTtgttttgaatattttattaattcttGTACATTTACTGGTTCTGAAGATTCTTCTAAATCAATACCTTCTAACCTTTTTTGCACAAGTAACCAAGTAGTTTCCATCATAtcctttatatttaataaaaagtaaaacCTTTCcctattatttatattatcaaaaaattcattatttatattataatggtatggtattttatcatttgtttcattttcatcgtGATTACAGTCTTCttcttctatatttttttggcaAGTTTCAGGATTCGCTTCATCTTCTTTCTTAAGGAAATTCTCAAAATATTCATTGTACTTGTGCTCATCTTCTGGCTTGACAATATTTTCCCATTTACTTATATCATGTTTTTCGATTCGTTCCTTTATGGTTAATACTATTTCGTGAAATGGGGTTTcggtatttttatatgtatacgtCATTTATGttctaatttatttcatttattttttttttttgtgaattTCTGTAAGTGATGTTACTACCTGaatgatataatttttttggtgTAAAGGTTTGTAATCGCCTATAtgcttttctttttccccttttttatgtatgaataatttaataataattattattgaaaGCTTTGCTAATTCACATTATGTCAATATAAATCGTAGAAAACATGTATTAATAACTAATTTCACTTTATCTGTTTATATAGTGTGATTGGCTTCactttataaattttttttacattaataaattatttgattatCTGAAAGATTgttaaattttatcatataaaaatgtatgtgcaaggtttttattttgtgtattttttaaatttaattatttaaacgATTACAGTAGAagatttttaaattttatacatacgcatatacaatttttctCCGAATCTGTTTAACGACGCTATTCaatgtattattatgatttctttatatatgttataaatattatattattttttttttacaatttattatgattttttcttattgtATTCTCCAAGAATATGTAGAACGTTTTggagaatatatatagtataattaatatttttagatttttatttttatttaaatatttggTGCATGCTTCTTTATGCAATTAACTATATCACTATTTTGGCAAActtacaatatatataaaacagcATAAAGGcagaatattttattttctggCATTAAaggttgttttttttattttattctgtttttgtaaataaataaaaatgctatatttttttaatcatgtgattgaaataaattatagtTTTAGAGATTACAATGATTTGTATAAACtatattgatatattattgctATTAGTCTGACCGCACTATATTTGAACATACGTAagtatatagatatatgtCTTTCTATATCATTCATAAATgctattttaatattttaaagtgATCGAAAAGAAGAGAAAAGATGGAAGTCTACATTCAAATGATAGGGTGGCATAAACTGGCAATACCGTCTAGTTTGCGTTTATTTGTAAATGGAGAGTTTACACTAATTAATTGTGGGGAAAATAATCAAAGGTTTCTGAATGAAcataaaatgcatatagcgcgaataaagaatatatgttttacaaaaataagcCCTGAAACTATCGGGGGACTAATTGGTCTACTTTTAACAATAGATAATATTTCAGATAACGCTATTTCAATTTATGGCCCCAAACCAATAGAAcgaataattaataattttactaGCTCATttgcaaaaataaaaaatttgaaaataactATCCATGAAATTTcggataataatatattcccAATTATTCTAAAAGGAAATGTAATTATAACCCCAATTTTActtaataaacaaaatgtaATTGCCACAAATCAAGAAACAGACACAATTCAAAATTGTGAGCAACCTGTTCTcgataaaagaaaaaaaatgaatgaaGTAAGTAATACATATGATAAGgaatcaaataatttatataaaaacaaaaatggaGAAATAGAAGAAAAATTTTCTCCCGACGAAGCTAATTCGAATTGcttgaaaaaaagaaaattggATATACCTGAAATGGAACGTGACGAAACATATGAAGGTAAAACAGAAATAGtgaatgataataatgacaatgtgaaaattgaaaaatcaaataGCAATACCATGAAATCTACAGaaatagataaaaatagtaatatgaaacaatgtattttttatttaattgaaTGTCCACAAACTATTGGTAAATTTCATGTTGAAAAGGCACagaaattaaatattcctCCTGGGAAATATTACGGAATGCTAAAATCTGGAAAATCTGTtactataaataataaaataataaacccTGAAGATGTgtgtgataaaaatatagatggCAAAAAATCATTAATTATTGATTTATCAGATACTGAATATATAGATTATGTAATTACTGAGATTAagaataaagaaaatttttatttaaataatttagaatatatttttcatttgtctgatgaaaaaattttaagtaataaaacatacaaagattattttttaaaattgaagaatataaaaaatattaaatgcaACCAATCTAATAgttcattaaaaatatgcccttttatttcttcatcGTCATTAACCAATATCCTTTCAAAATTAATGccaaatattttcttaaaatataagcCAGATGACCCCATATATGAATTATCTTCAAAGACACtgaataattatgatgatgaaaaaagttCGAATTCATCTAAAAGCGCCAATAATGATAGCAATTCTATTCCCAATGggaattttaaaaatgaaacggAATGTATAAATTCCGACAATTCATTCAAGAATGAAGATAGAATTGCAaaaattgaagaaaatacGAATCAAAATAGTGATCAACAAGTAATAAATAGCAATGAGAGTAAAGAAGAATATACTACTTATTTGTCTTATAATACTTTGACAAAATTTGTTTTGCACccatttcataaaataaatatttgtacaGATGAAATGCTGACTGATTTATATCCATCTACTTTTAATTCTTccaaattttcaaattttacccaagaaaatgataatttaatgAAACCCATTTTggattttaataaaaaactaaATGATAATGCTACCATGTTGCcttcttttcattttcttggAACTGGATGCTCAATACCATCGGCATTTCGTAATGTATCTGgcattattttaaatattcaaaaagaTTTTAGCGTTATTTTAGATTTTGGGGAAGGGTCCTTATATCAACTATACTGGATAAGCAAATCATGGATTCAATTTACAGAATCCATAAAATCTATAAAGTATAACTTTGCatctattttataataagctttcaaatattatatgatcAATGCTAGATCATAtgcaattataaaaatatgtttcattatttaattgcTATGAAGGAgaattatatgttttttttcacattttttacatataatacttattcatattttgttgtaattattttaattttttgtagaGTGATATTCATTTCTCATGCACACGCCGATCATCATGTAggaatttattatttcctaTACATAcggaaaattttatttccgCATTTAAATCCCCCATTGATATTAATTCCCAAAACATTAAAGAATTGgatgaatttatttaacGAATTATTTCTTGATATAGAAATGAggattatttataatgaaaacGATTTAGagataaaagaaataattagtgaagataattttttaactcTCCATCTTTTTAAGGTATAGTAGTATACAtgtgtattatatttacttaTGGCTATCATCAAATATAccgttttatttattagattatatattttataaatatattagaaGAAGAcgccatatatatatgcatagtTCGAAAGcagataaatatttcacaCATATTTTTCCGTTATAGGTTAATCATATTAAGGAATCATATGGAATAAAACTCGAGAGTAAAGATATTGGTTCTATTGTCTATTCTGCAGACACAAGACCATGTGATAACGTCAAAAGATTTGCAAAGGATTGTAACATTTTAATACATGAaggtaaaatatataacatatcAACTTCTTTAAAAggaatgaaaatataaattaagaaAATTTATGCAAAAATGGATGGAAGCATATATACAgcgataaatatataaatatgcattttgAAAGAAATGTTTATGTGATGTGAAAATTAAGATGAAATTTTATGTTCTtgtttatttgaaaatttttcactattcataaattaaatcacatattttactatatattatattttcagcTACATTTGATGATGAACTGTTGGTCGAAGCCATCAACAAA
This region of Plasmodium chabaudi chabaudi strain AS genome assembly, chromosome: 13 genomic DNA includes:
- a CDS encoding ribonuclease Z, putative, translated to MEVYIQMIGWHKLAIPSSLRLFVNGEFTLINCGENNQRFLNEHKMHIARIKNICFTKISPETIGGLIGLLLTIDNISDNAISIYGPKPIERIINNFTSSFAKIKNLKITIHEISDNNIFPIILKGNVIITPILLNKQNVIATNQETDTIQNCEQPVLDKRKKMNEVSNTYDKESNNLYKNKNGEIEEKFSPDEANSNCLKKRKLDIPEMERDETYEGKTEIVNDNNDNVKIEKSNSNTMKSTEIDKNSNMKQCIFYLIECPQTIGKFHVEKAQKLNIPPGKYYGMLKSGKSVTINNKIINPEDVCDKNIDGKKSLIIDLSDTEYIDYVITEIKNKENFYLNNLEYIFHLSDEKILSNKTYKDYFLKLKNIKNIKCNQSNSSLKICPFISSSSLTNILSKLMPNIFLKYKPDDPIYELSSKTLNNYDDEKSSNSSKSANNDSNSIPNGNFKNETECINSDNSFKNEDRIAKIEENTNQNSDQQVINSNESKEEYTTYLSYNTLTKFVLHPFHKINICTDEMLTDLYPSTFNSSKFSNFTQENDNLMKPILDFNKKLNDNATMLPSFHFLGTGCSIPSAFRNVSGIILNIQKDFSVILDFGEGSLYQLYWISKSWIQFTESIKSIKVIFISHAHADHHVGIYYFLYIRKILFPHLNPPLILIPKTLKNWMNLFNELFLDIEMRIIYNENDLEIKEIISEDNFLTLHLFKVNHIKESYGIKLESKDIGSIVYSADTRPCDNVKRFAKDCNILIHEATFDDELLVEAINKKHSTIHEAMQISLDVNCQTLILTHFSQRYPKAPILNKSSSAEINEIMNKTIYSFDYMYIPLNLIKELPTCFNILLNLLEKIF
- a CDS encoding mediator of RNA polymerase II transcription subunit 4, putative, encoding MTYTYKNTETPFHEIVLTIKERIEKHDISKWENIVKPEDEHKYNEYFENFLKKEDEANPETCQKNIEEEDCNHDENETNDKIPYHYNINNEFFDNINNRERFYFLLNIKDMMETTWLLVQKRLEGIDLEESSEPVNVQELIKYSKQISDTTCAPPECNNINDSLIHHEYYPNYHFLNFVNIEEIHLSKLFQLQKYSKVCFPPIITIREDNNNNNRIIIDITCSTPKTTIYYKINDDIKESIYDTNNKPIINKKKKVYIYAWSIRPGYMKSRVSCISKAYLVDEQNDSLAQGDIDNEQSQHSLDSSKSASAKKAPEKSNKTTNVFKSLGFLLSRKKEAASDNSSDEKSSSN
- a CDS encoding conserved oligomeric Golgi complex subunit 6, putative, with product MNIKINNDLDFNASCDKYKEEFENLKSYKSSFNKYDVLYNDIDIESKELKEYKDRIQMISDDSFTLFEDIKIKLENFNKLNEEKENIISQCCEMTKGVVDEISKLKAKKFNIQKKEIICERILEEYSLSPLCYNNLTDIKISLNMEFFEHLKQFEYTKESIAKLLNENSSDKLGKFYSKHYNKILNKACKKICLHVIREDNKLYITNTNFIDLLLFPNNEEHENKKNMIKNHMDNFSPLTKLCYKIITENIEYFNICLNNFVHLKKKLLAKKYNYLISNKDKLYLSTSPEVVDIKYDSLENFKYFFSVVYYLITLEDIFFRILLLFNFDNKNDTFLYISAHIENMHNSLYNISDTLFVLYKQFIETNINICPKSYQFYYKLFHILDAFVFKLKQFQNSYDGDQEIRKLISKYSIEAFKYNVNINYDENNHMDTPNLRTRNSFLYSTTDKTSHYNKMNKNMNENNYYIDSLNQSSTIKLQDTKHETDNDTNKRETAEKRDDKYQLEYDEENDEISSSFIEKNEDNNLTPKDAKEKNESNTKGAKKDNSEIINKLNEKKNSLEKYNCKILNYTQKIQKKIENEFIALWQQDVVTFYINNIKKIENNYFDNSRLYIKKILNSLNDLYSIYKNSVLFNTNNKDQNFQNVLDITINPLINNSLKYKNQSGEADYHIFIINIFIFIQENIKSFEGSTKYCDLLTIIINEQKEKILHFEKDNLISYLKIDKINKKIKPNNLEETKSIIDNFYKFVFSENFNNFNIINQIESNEFKDNIKLEIFRHIYKEYESIYEIYLNDGILIYTPNQIKEVFLKNYDP
- a CDS encoding cytochrome c oxidase subunit ApiCOX25, putative gives rise to the protein MTCIRDNVLQKALKNGINFNSNIFRDIHEKCGNKVFSKSFMTYNNYLKNASPCHKAAFTSANINTNNLLFQTNLIKYFSTSPIQKGKINKNDISSDYSKNNLSILQNPNVLVLFDKNAPETIGQKVYRYLDITGFLTRYNNRKEWILDLDPYTRLSAVMLTEYERKLIIFLKFHVYLLFVICMYLWYHAQVHFTMKPPCPKPYAYGHLDGRKRDFTWHGKLFFIYPKTRCKECRWLDIQCKKECFDKLKQEGHKFFINNGDPLSVPKTVLYPPHFH